In a single window of the Magnolia sinica isolate HGM2019 chromosome 7, MsV1, whole genome shotgun sequence genome:
- the LOC131250672 gene encoding uncharacterized protein LOC131250672, whose amino-acid sequence MINFLSKLKAVKTQLKCWNREEFGNIFTVVKEADQRLSFLEEKLQQYEEPVLESDPLHCQIHDARTSLSRLERMEETFWKQKAWNNWLEEGNRNTGFFHVLAIERVRRAVITAIQLHSGRIVESQEDIKIEVARYFHRLFSAGEVDQGEDLLSSIPSLVSAEDNTNLLAKPTIQEVHHAVLSIPRDGAAGPDGFFAAFFVGCWDIVGQDLLNATIFLVIACRLRKLLPSLISQEQGAFVQGRAISESIALSQELLRELNRKVKGGNIAIKLDMEKAYDRVD is encoded by the exons ATGATCAATTTCCTCTCCAAACTAAAGGCAGTTAAAACTCAACTGAAGTGCTGGAACCGAGAGGAGTTCGGCAACATTTTTACGGTAGTCAAAGAAGCAGATCAGAGACTGTCATTCCTGGAGGAGAAACTTCAGCAATATGAGGAACCGGTTTTGGAGTCTGACCCCCTCCACTGTCAAATCCATGATGCGAGAACCTCCTTATCCCGTTTAGAACGGATGGAGGAAACTTTCTGGAAACAGAAAGCCTGGAATAATTGGCTTGAGGAGGGCAATAGGAACACTGGTTTCTTCCATGTGTTAGCAATTGAAAGGGTGAGGAGAGCCGTTATCACTGCAATCCAACTACACTCTGGGCGGATTGTGGAGTCGCAAGAAGATATCAAAATTGAGGTAGCTAGATACTTCCACCGCCTATTTTCTGCTGGAGAGGTGGATCAAGGGGAAGATCTCCTCTCCTCCATTCCCTCTTTGGTGTCAGCAGAGGATAACACCAACTTGTTGGCCAAGCCTACGATTCAAGAAGTACATCACGCAGTTCTTTCGATCCCTAGAGATGGGGCTGCGGGTCCGGATGGTTTTTTCGCCGCTTTCTTCGTCGGGTGCTGGGACATTGTGGGGCAGGATCTCCTCAATGCAACCATTTTTTTG GTTATAGCATGCAGATTGCGTAAATTGCTTCCCTCGCTAATCTCTCAAGAGCAAGGTGCTTTCGTGCAGGGGCGCGCCATCTCAGAAAGCATAGCCCTCTCCCAGGAGCTTCTTAGAGAACTGAATCGAAAAGTCAAAGGTGGGAATATCGCGATTAAATTGGACATGGAAAAAGCTTATGACAGAGTTGATTGA